The Primulina huaijiensis isolate GDHJ02 chromosome 12, ASM1229523v2, whole genome shotgun sequence genome has a window encoding:
- the LOC140989736 gene encoding proteinaceous RNase P 1, chloroplastic/mitochondrial-like isoform X1, which produces MLVRMTTLSAKASPLLSLFSKNSTSICFRLRSFNYLLHYCHLMPISFNAKTQPKFPFLMAIKRSHFSTTTAEALVQEPTDSGTRRSRKKALRESPQMILRAKLEQCSKSGDLAEALRLYDEAIINNVQLNVYHYNVLLYLCSTKSDGIRTDVLSLERGFEIFERMGIDKVVPNEATFTNASRLAAAKKDPERAFGLVKKMKADGIAPKLRSYGPALFGFCEKGMADEAYKVDSHMMDNMVLAEESELSALLKVSSETEREEKVYEMLHRLRAVVRQVSEETAVVVEDWFGSKKAAEIGLEKWDSERVKKGIVEGGGGWHGQGWLGTGNWRLVRTSITNTGVCQSCGQKLDCIDIDPRETDNFAKCLADLACQKEARKNFLQFQEWLQRHGPFDAVIDGANLGLANQHVLNFFQINRVVKEIRQISPSKKLPLVILHQSRVTGGPAQHPNNKKLLESWKRAGALYATPLGSNDDWYWLYAAVSSKCLLVTNDEMRDHLFELLGNSFFPRWKEKHQVRLKPSINGLSLHMPPPYSIVIQESEQGSWHVPTVTGDDLEIPRQWLCVTRSRERN; this is translated from the exons ATGCTCGTTCGCATGACTACTTTATCAGCTAAAGCCTCTCCTCTTCTTTCCCTTTTCTCCAAAAACTCTACTTCAATCTGTTTCCGCCTCAGAAGCTTCAATTATCTGTTGCACTACTGTCACTTGATGCCTATTTCGTTCAATGCCAAAACCCAACCAAAATTTCCCTTTTTGATGGCGATAAAAAGATCCCATTTTTCCACCACAACAGCTGAGGCACTTGTCCAAGAGCCTACAGATTCGGGCACTCGAAGATCCAGGAAAAAGGCTCTTCGGGAGTCCCCACAGATGATTCTGCGTGCGAAACTGGAGCAGTGTTCCAAGAGCGGTGACTTAGCAGAAGCCCTTCGCCTTTACGATGAGGCGATAATCAACAATGTTCAGCTGAATGTGTATCATTACAATGTCTTGCTTTATTTATGTTCAACGAAAAGTGATGGTATTCGAACGGATGTTCTAAGCTTGGAAAGAGGGTTTGAGATTTTTGAACGGATGGGCATTGATAAGGTGGTGCCGAATGAGGCAACATTTACTAATGCTTCAAGATTGGCAGCTGCCAAAAAAGATCCTGAGCGAGCTTTCGGTTTAGTTAAGAAAATGAAGGCAGATGGTATTGCTCCAAAGTTGAGGTCTTATGGGCCAGCTCTGTTTGGGTTTTGTGAGAAGGGGATGGCTGATGAGGCATACAAGGTGGATTCTCATATGATGGATAACATGGTTTTGGCTGAAGAGTCTGAGCTTTCAGCATTATTGAAAGTTAGTTCCGAGACTGAGAGGGAAGAGAAAGTGTATGAAATGCTGCATAGGTTGAGAGCTGTAGTGAGACAAGTTTCAGAGGAGACTGCTGTGGTGGTGGAGGATTGGTTTGGGTCCAAGAAGGCAGCAGAAATTGGTTTGGAGAAGTGGGATTCAGAGAGGGTGAAGAAAGGAATTGTTGAGGGAGGTGGTGGATGGCATGGTCAAGGGTGGTTGGGGACAGGAAACTGGAGATTGGTGAGGACCTCGATAACCAATACCGGTGTTTGTCAGTCATGTGGGCAGAAGCTAGATTGTATTGATATTGATCCTAGGGAGACAGATAATTTTGCAAAGTGTTTGGCTGATCTGGCTTGCCAAAAGGAAGCTAGAAAAAACTTTTTGCAATTTCAG GAGTGGCTTCAACGGCATGGTCCATTTGATGCTGtaattgatggtgcaaatttgGGCCTTGCTAATcaacatgttttgaatttttttcag ATCAATAGAGTTGTGAAAGAAATACGGCAAATCAGCCCTTCAAAGAAATTGCCTCTTGTTATTTTACACCAGAGTAGAGTGACTGGCGGTCCTGCTCAGCACCCTAACAACAAAAAGTTATTGGAAAGTTGGAAACGGGCTGGAGCACTCTATGCAACACCTCTTGGTTCAAATGACGATTg GTACTGGTTGTATGCTGCTGTAAGTTCAAAGTGTTTGCTGGTGACAAATGATGAGATGAGAGACCACTTGTTTGAACTTTTAGGCAATAGCTTCTTCCCTAGATGGAAAGAAAAACATCAG GTCCGATTAAAACCTTCTATCAATGGGCTGAGCCTCCATATGCCACCACCATATTCAATTGTCATCCAG GAGTCAGAACAGGGCAGTTGGCATGTTCCAACTGTTACAGGAGATGATCTTGAGATCCCAAGACAATGGCTTTGTGTAACAAGGAGTAGGGAGAGAAATTAG
- the LOC140989736 gene encoding proteinaceous RNase P 1, chloroplastic/mitochondrial-like isoform X2: MLVRMTTLSAKASPLLSLFSKNSTSICFRLRSFNYLLHYCHLMPISFNAKTQPKFPFLMAIKRSHFSTTTAEALVQEPTDSGTRRSRKKALRESPQMILRAKLEQCSKSGDLAEALRLYDEAIINNVQLNVYHYNVLLYLCSTKSDGIRTDVLSLERGFEIFERMGIDKVVPNEATFTNASRLAAAKKDPERAFGLVKKMKADGIAPKLRSYGPALFGFCEKGMADEAYKVDSHMMDNMVLAEESELSALLKVSSETEREEKVYEMLHRLRAVVRQVSEETAVVVEDWFGSKKAAEIGLEKWDSERVKKGIVEGGGGWHGQGWLGTGNWRLVRTSITNTGVCQSCGQKLDCIDIDPRETDNFAKCLADLACQKEARKNFLQFQEWLQRHGPFDAVIDGANLGLANQHVLNFFQINRVVKEIRQISPSKKLPLVILHQSRVTGGPAQHPNNKKLLESWKRAGALYATPLGSNDDCSCILSC, translated from the exons ATGCTCGTTCGCATGACTACTTTATCAGCTAAAGCCTCTCCTCTTCTTTCCCTTTTCTCCAAAAACTCTACTTCAATCTGTTTCCGCCTCAGAAGCTTCAATTATCTGTTGCACTACTGTCACTTGATGCCTATTTCGTTCAATGCCAAAACCCAACCAAAATTTCCCTTTTTGATGGCGATAAAAAGATCCCATTTTTCCACCACAACAGCTGAGGCACTTGTCCAAGAGCCTACAGATTCGGGCACTCGAAGATCCAGGAAAAAGGCTCTTCGGGAGTCCCCACAGATGATTCTGCGTGCGAAACTGGAGCAGTGTTCCAAGAGCGGTGACTTAGCAGAAGCCCTTCGCCTTTACGATGAGGCGATAATCAACAATGTTCAGCTGAATGTGTATCATTACAATGTCTTGCTTTATTTATGTTCAACGAAAAGTGATGGTATTCGAACGGATGTTCTAAGCTTGGAAAGAGGGTTTGAGATTTTTGAACGGATGGGCATTGATAAGGTGGTGCCGAATGAGGCAACATTTACTAATGCTTCAAGATTGGCAGCTGCCAAAAAAGATCCTGAGCGAGCTTTCGGTTTAGTTAAGAAAATGAAGGCAGATGGTATTGCTCCAAAGTTGAGGTCTTATGGGCCAGCTCTGTTTGGGTTTTGTGAGAAGGGGATGGCTGATGAGGCATACAAGGTGGATTCTCATATGATGGATAACATGGTTTTGGCTGAAGAGTCTGAGCTTTCAGCATTATTGAAAGTTAGTTCCGAGACTGAGAGGGAAGAGAAAGTGTATGAAATGCTGCATAGGTTGAGAGCTGTAGTGAGACAAGTTTCAGAGGAGACTGCTGTGGTGGTGGAGGATTGGTTTGGGTCCAAGAAGGCAGCAGAAATTGGTTTGGAGAAGTGGGATTCAGAGAGGGTGAAGAAAGGAATTGTTGAGGGAGGTGGTGGATGGCATGGTCAAGGGTGGTTGGGGACAGGAAACTGGAGATTGGTGAGGACCTCGATAACCAATACCGGTGTTTGTCAGTCATGTGGGCAGAAGCTAGATTGTATTGATATTGATCCTAGGGAGACAGATAATTTTGCAAAGTGTTTGGCTGATCTGGCTTGCCAAAAGGAAGCTAGAAAAAACTTTTTGCAATTTCAG GAGTGGCTTCAACGGCATGGTCCATTTGATGCTGtaattgatggtgcaaatttgGGCCTTGCTAATcaacatgttttgaatttttttcag ATCAATAGAGTTGTGAAAGAAATACGGCAAATCAGCCCTTCAAAGAAATTGCCTCTTGTTATTTTACACCAGAGTAGAGTGACTGGCGGTCCTGCTCAGCACCCTAACAACAAAAAGTTATTGGAAAGTTGGAAACGGGCTGGAGCACTCTATGCAACACCTCTTGGTTCAAATGACGATTg TTCCTGTATACTTAGTTGCTAG
- the LOC140989737 gene encoding thioredoxin F1, chloroplastic-like: MALQFYGASALSSLAQKPVSHKIISGQPVVCVAGDYRRTERRLRVGYRVKSSLDAAAAVAEVGRVTEVGLHTFWPTVEAAGTKVVVVDMYTQWCGPCKVMAPKFQRLSEKYDDVIFLKLDCNQDNKPLSKELGIKVVPTFKILKDSKIVKEVTGAKYDDLVLAIENARSS; encoded by the exons ATGGCTTTGCAGTTCTACGGTGCGTCAGCGTTGAGTTCATTGGCGCAAAAGCCGGTGTCTCACAAGATCATTTCGGGCCAACCTGTGGTCTGCGTTGCAGGTGATTACCGCCGGACGGAGAGGCGGCTGAGAGTGGGGTATCGGGTCAAGTCGAGCTTGGACGCCGCAGCCGCGGTGGCGGAGGTGGGCAGAGTGACTGAGGTCGGTTTGCATACCTTCTGGCCCACCGTGGAAGCAGCTGGCACTAAGGTTGTAGTCGTCGATATGTATACTCAGTG GTGTGGTCCATGTAAGGTGATGGCGCCAAAATTTCAACGATTGtctgaaaaatatgatgatgttatCTTCTTAAAGCTCGACTGCAACCAAGATAACAAG CCTCTGTCAAAGGAACTAGGGATTAAGGTGGTTCCTACATTCAAGATATTGAAGGATAGCAAGATCGTAAAAGAAGTTACTGGAGCCAAATATGATGATTTAGTCCTCGCCATTGAGAATGCAAGAAGCAGCTAG